The DNA region TCGAACAGCACGGTCCGCAGCCGTCCCACATTCGCGGCGAAGACCCGGAGCACCTCGTCGTGCGAGACGCCCTCGCCGGACTCGGCGCCCGCGTCGAGGTCCGTGACAAGGGTCAGAGAGGCGTAGCAGAGCTCCAGTTCACGGGCGAGGATCGCCTCGGGGTGGCCCGTCATGCCCACCACGGACCAGCCCTGTGCCGCGTACCAGCGCGACTCGGCGCGGGTCGAGAACCGGGGCCCCTCGATCACCACGAGCGTGCCGCCGTCCACCGGCTCCCACTCGCGGCCGTGCGCGGCCTTGAGGGCGGCGGCGCGGCCCGTCGGGCAGTAGGGGTCGGCGAGCGACACGTGTACGACCTTCGGTGTGCTGCCGTCGGCGAGGGGAAGGCCGTCGAAGTAGGTCTGTGGACGGGACTGCGTGCGGTCCACGAGCTGGTCGGGCACCAGGAGCGTGCCGGGGCCGTACTCGGGCCGCAGTCCGCCGACGGCACAGGGGGCGAGCACCTGGCGCACGCCGACGGAGCGCAGCGCCCACAGGTTGGCGCGGTAGTTGATGCGGTGCGGAGGCAGATGGTGGTCGCGGCCGTGGCGCGGCAGGAAGGCGACCCGGCGCCCGGCGATCTCGCCGAGGAACAGGGAGTCGCTGGGGGAGCCGTAGGGAGTGTCGACGTGCACTTCGGTGACGTCGTCGAGGAAGGAGTAGAGGCCGGAGCCGCCGATGACGCCGAGCTCGGCCTGAGTCGCGTTCGCCGTGTTCACCATGGCGAGCACAGTAGCCGGGCCCGGATGCGCCGAGGACCCCGCCGTCGTACGACAGCGGGGTCCTGGGAAGTGCGGGGTGCCGGCGGGGAACCGGGGTCCCTGTGGGGCCCGGTCAGGCCGCCGAGGAGCTCGTCGACGACGAGGAGGAGCTCGACGACGAGGACGCGGAGGCAGACGAGGCCGAGGAGGACGACGTCGACGAGGAGGTCGACGAGGAGTCCGACGCCTTCGAGGAGGAGGACGACGTCGACGCGGGCGAGCTGCTGGACGACGAGCCGCGGCTGTCGTTGCGGTAGAAGCCGGAGCCCTTGAAGACGATGCCGACGGCCGAGAACACCTTCTTGAGGCGTCCGTCGCAGTTCGGGCACACGGTCAGGGCGTCATCAGTGAACTTCTGCACCGCCTCGAGGCCCTCGCCGCACTCGGTGCACTGGTACTGGTACGTCGGCACTTGCTTCCTCCTGGCACTCTCACTCGATGAGTGCTAACGACGGTCCATAGTGACGTATTCCGCGGGATCAGTCCACCGTCACCGGCACGCGGTGACCGACGCCACGTGCCACGGTGCGGCCCGGGCTCTTCGGAGTGAGGCGGGAACGCAGCGACAGGAGCACCGTGAGCGCGAGTGCCGTGCCGCCGAGGGGCACCAGGAATCCGGCGCCGTCCCAGAAGCGGTCCTCCAGCTGTCCGGCGACCGTGACGGCCGCCGCCTGCCCGAGCGCGACCGCGCCGGTGAGCAGGGTGAACGCCTCCGTGCGGGCGGTCGGCGCGACCAGGCTGTCGACCAGCGTGTAGCCGGTGATCAGGGCGGGCGCGATGCAGACGCCGACGAGCAGGCCGAGCCCGGCGAGCAGCAGCGCGGAGTGCGCGGCCCACAGGCCGGACGCCATCAGCGTCAGGCCGGCGTACCCGAGGACGAGCCGCCGCTGCGGGGCGATCTTCCAGGCGATGGCGCCGCAGGCGATTCCGGAGAGCATGTTGCCCGCGGCGAACGTGCCGTACAGGACGCCGTTCAGACCGGGCTGTCCGATGGACTCGGTGAAGGCCGCCAGGGAGACCTGCATGCCGCCGAAGACGGTGCCGATGCCGAGGAACGCGACGATCAGGACGCGGACGCCGGGCACCCGCAGCGCCGAATCGTGCGCCACGCGCGCGTGGCCCGCGCCCGCGGGCTTCGGCTGGGTGCTCTTCTGCGCGGCGAACAGCAGACCGCCGACGAGGGTGAGTCCCGCCTCGGTGAGCAGTCCTGCCGCCGGGTCGATGCCGGTGCACAGGGCGGTGGCGACCAGCGGGCCGAGGACGAAGGTCAGCTCGTCGGTGACGGACTCGAAGGCCGCCGCGGTCTGCGCGAGCGGGGTGCCCTGGAGCTTGACGCCCCAGCGCGCCCGCACCATGGGCCCGATCTGCGGGGTCGAGGCACCGGTCGGAACGGCGGCCACGAAGAGCGCCCACAGGGGGGCGTCGGTCAGTGCGAGCACGGTCAGCGTGACGCCGGACGCGGCGTGCACGAGGACGCCGGGCAGCAGCACGGCGCGCTGCCCGAAGCGGTCGGCGAGCTTGCCGCTGAGGGGCGCGAACAGGGCCATGGAGACGCCGGTGACGGCCGACACCGCACCGGCGGCCCCGTACGAGCCGGTGGTGTGCTGCACGAGCAGCACGATGGAGATGGTGAGCATCGCGAACGGCTGTCGCGCGGCGAATCCCGGAAGCAGGAAGGTCCAGGCGCGAGGGGTGCGCAGAAGCTGTCCGTAGCCCGGGCGGGTTTCGGTGACCGTGGACGCCACGGCCCTTGCCTTTCTGCTGCCTGGTAGCGCGGCCGCTCTTCCAGGGCGACGGCACCGAGAGCTGTCCTCTTGCGCAGAACTGCGGTAGATACCGGTCGCCCACTGCGAGGGGGCGCCACGGCCGCCATACGGTCGCGCCAGCTCTGCGTCAGACAGAGTTGGTTCGATGTGTGCCTTCATCGTACAGGTGCTACGTAAAACGCACCTGGGATTACGAGAAGTGAGACCCCCACCACCTGCGATTGCCCCCTGCGGCCCCCCGTACTGCCCCCGAGACGCCCCCACGCGGACCCCGCCCGCGCGCACCCGGGCCCCCGCCCGGTCGCCGGACCCCCGTCCGGCCTCGCACCGCCGGCGGCCGTCAGGCCGCGGGCGCCCTCATCGCTGCCCGTCCGGCAGCCCCAGCCAGCCCACCAGCTTGCCGCCCTGGGCGACGGCCCGCAGCCGCTGCTCGGCCGCGTCGCGCACCGGGTCCGTGGCCACCACCAGGAGTTCGTCGCCGTTCCGGAGCACGGTCGTGGGGCCCGGTACGAAGGATTTGCCGTCGCGCACGATCAGGGTGACGGCGGACCCCGTGGGCAGCCGCAGCTCGCTGATCTCGACGCCGTGGAGGCGGGAGCCCTCGGGCACGGGCACCGAGAGCAGATGGCCCCGCAGGCGCTCCAGGGGCGCCGACTCGATACCCAGGTCGGAGGCCTCCGCGCCCTTGCCGATGCCGAGGAGGCGGGCCAGGCCGGGCAGGGTGGGCCCCTGCACCAGGGTGTAGACGACGACGAGCACGAAGACGATGTTGAAGATCTCCTCGTTGTTGTCGACGCCGTTCACCATCGGGATCGTGGCGAGAATGATGGGCACGGCGCCGCGTAGCCCGGCCCAGGACATCAGTGCCTTCTCCTGCCAGGGCATCCGGAACGGCAGCAGACCCACCACGACGGACAGTGGCCGGGCGACCGCGGTCAGGACGAGCCCGATGAGGACCGCGGGCCAGATGTCGTCGAGCAGCCGGTGCGGTGTGACCAGCAGGCCGAGCAGGACGAACATGCCGATCTGGGCGATCCAGCCGACGCCTTCGGCGAAGCCGCGGGTGGCCGCCCAGTGCGGCAGCTTGGCGTTGCCGAGCACCATGGAGGCCAGGTACACGGCGAGGAATCCGCTGCCGTGGGCGATGGCCCCGGCGGCGTAGGCGGCGACGGCGATGGCCATCACCGCGATCGGATAGAGACCCGATGCGGGCAGCGCCACGTGCCGCAGCCCGTACGCGCCGAGCCAGCCCACCGCGAGCCCGATGGCCGCGCCGATGGCCAGCTCCAGGGCTATCTCCCCGACCAGGACGTACCAGTGGTGCACCGGTCCCGCGGTGGAGAAGGCGACGACGAGGATCACCACCGGGGCGTCGTTGAACCCCGACTCCGCCTCCAGGACCCCGCTGATCCGGGACGGCAGCGGCACCCTGCGCAGCACCGAGAAGACGGCCGCCGCGTCCGTCGAGGACACCACCGCGCCGATGATGAGGGCCTGCCGCCACTCGAGCCCGACCAGGTAGTGCGCTCCGGCGGCGGTCACGCCGACGCTGACCGCGACGCCGACGAGGGCGAGACAGGCCGCGGCGGGCAGCGCGGGCTTGATCTCTTTCCACTTGGTGCCGAGACCGCCCTCGGCCAGGATCACGACCAGCGCCGCGTAACCGATGACCTGGGTGAGCTGGGCGTTGTTGAAGGTGACGTTGCCTATGCCGTCCTGGCCCATGGCGACGCCGATGCCCAGGTAGAGCAGCAGGCTCGGCAGCCCGCTGCGCGAGGACAGGCGCACCGCGACGACCGCGACGAGCAGGACGAGTGAGCTGATGAGCAGAAGCTGGTTGAGGTCGTGGACAGACAGGGGCTGATCCTTCCGTCGTGCGAGCCATGATACTTCGTTACGTTACCTAAGCTTTAACGCACCCTTGACGCACGCCCCCGTGCTCCGCCCAGCATCTCCGAGCCTGCGTTCGACGCCGGTTTCCGACTCCGCGTCCGGGGCCGTATCGCCCTGCGCCTATGGTTGCTCCAGCACTCCAGGACCCGCACAAGCCCCGCCCTGCCGCTCGCGAAGGACAGCAAGGACAGCGATGCCCTCCAACACCAACGCCTCTTCCGGTCGCAAGTCCGGTAGGAAGAAGGGGCGCCGAGCCCGACTGATCGTGATCGTCCTGGTCCTGGCCGTCGTAGGAGGCATCGGCTTCGGCGCGTACTGGAGCATCAGCACCGTCCGCGCCTCCTTCCCGCAGACCAAGGGCTCCATCGACCTCAAGGGCCTCTCGGGCACGGTCGAGGTCAAGCGCGACGGCAACGGCATTCCGCAGCTCTACGCCGAGTCCGACGAGGACCTGTTCATGGCGCAGGGCTTCGTGCAGGCCCAGGACCGCTTCTGGGAGATGGACGTACGCCGCCATATGACCTCCGGCAAGCTCTCCGAGATGTTCGGCAAGAGCCAGGTCAAGACCGATGAGTTCCTGCGCACTCTCGGTTGGCACCGCGTGGCCAAGAAGGAGTACGACTCCAAGCTCTCGCCGAAGACGAAGAAGTACCTCCAGGCTTACGCCAAGGGGGTCAACGCCTACCTCGACGGCAAGGAGGGCAAGGAGATCTCCGTGGAGTACGCGGCGCTCTCCTTCGAGAACGACTACAAGCCGCAGCGGTGGACGCCGGTCGACTCGATCGCCTGGCTCAAGGCCATGGCCTGGGACCTGCGCGGCAACATGCAGGACGAGATCGACCGCGCCCTGATGACGAGCCGCCTCGGCCCGTCCCAGATCAAGGACCTCTACCCGGAGTACCCCTTCGACCTGCACAAGCCCATCGTGCAGGAGGGCCGCTACAACGAGGTGACCGAGAAGTTCGACGGCGACGACTCGACGGGCGGGGACGCGGGCACGGGTACCGGTACCGGTACGGGGACCGGTACGGGCACAGGGACCGGTACGGGGACGGGCATCGGTACGGGCACAGGGACCGGCACCGGTACGGGCACAGGGACCGGCACCGGCACGGGCACCGGAACCGGCACCGCGGGCGCCGGCAACGGCCTGCAGTCCCAGCTCTCCGGCCTCTCCGACGTCCTCGACAAGATCCCGGACGCGGGCCTCGGCTCGAACGGCAACGGCATCGGGTCCAACTCCTGGGTGGTCGCCGGGGCGCACACCATCACCGGCAAGCCGCTCCTCGCCAACGACCCGCACCTCGCGCCGCAGCTGCCCTCCGTCTGGTACCAGATGGGTCTGCACTGCAAGTCGGTGTCGGCCAAGTGCCAGTACGACGTCAGCGGCTACACCTTCTCCGGCCTGCCCGGCGTGGTCATCGGCCACAACAAGGACATCGCCTGGGGCATGACGAACCTGGGTGCCGACGTCACCGACCTGTACCTGGAGAAGTTCACCGCCGACGGCTACCAGTACGGCGGCAAGGTCGTGCCCTTCAAGTCCCGCGAGGAGAAGATCAAGGTCGCGGGCGGCAAGACCAAGACGATCACGGTCCGGGAGACGAACAACGGCCCGCTGATCTCCGACCGCGACGACGAACTGGTCGAGGTCGGCAAGAAGGCCCAGGTCGACGCGTCCGCGCCGGACCGCGGCGACGGCTACGGCATCGCCCTGCGCTGGACCGCCCTGGAGCCCGGCAAGTCCATGGACGCCGTCTTCGAGCTGAACAAGGCCAAGGACTTCAAGGACTTCCGCAAGGCCGCCGCCGACTTCGAGGTGCCCTCGCAGAACCTGATCTACGCCGACACCGAGGGCAACATCGGCTACCAGGCGCCCGGCAGGATCCCCACCCGCGGCAAGGGCGACGGCTCGCTGCCCGCGCCCGGCTGGGACCCCGACTACCGCTGGGGCGACCCGATCCCGCAGGACGCGCTGCCGTACGAGTACAACCCCAAGCGCGGCTACATCGTCACCGCCAACCAGGCCGTGATCGACGACGACGGGGGCAAGAAGTACCCGTACAAGCTCACCTCCGACTGGGGCTACGGGGCGCGCAGCCAGCGCATCGAGGACCTCATCAAGTCCAAGACGAAGAACGGCGGCAAGATCTCCACGGAGGACATGCGGCTGATGCAGACGGACAACAGCAGCGAGATCGCCCGGCTGCTCGTGCCCAAGCTGCTCAAGATCGACATCGGTGACAAGCACGTCCGTGAGGCCCAGAAGCTCCTGGAGGGCTGGGACTACACCCAGGACGCCGATTCGGCCGCCGCCGCGTACTTCAACGCCGTCTGGCGCAGCATCCTGCAGCTCGCCATCGGCAACAAGCTGCCCAAGGAGCTGCGCGTCAAGGGCCAGTGCCTGTCCGTCGAGCCGACGGGCAACACCCGCCCGGCCGACGAGGAGAACCGGGTCCGCGAGTGCGGCGAGCGCGACGCGGACTCCGCCCAGCCCGACGGCGGCGACCGCTACTTCGAGGTCATCCGTAAGATCCTCGACGACCAGGACAACGACTGGTGGAAGACGCCGGGCACGCGCCTCGACAAGGAGACCAAGAACCGCGACCAGCTGTTCGCGCGGGCCATGGAGGACGCCCGCTGGGACCTGACGGCCAAGCTCGGCAAGGACATCGACACCTGGAGCTGGGGGCGTCTGCACACCCTCACGCTGAAGAACCAGACGCTCGGCACCGAGGGACCCGGCTGGCTCCAGTGGGTGCTCAACCGCGGCCCCTGGAAGCTCGGCGGCGGCGAGGCCACGGTCAACGCCACCGGCTGGAACGCGGCCGGCGGGTACGGAGTGATCTGGGTGCCCTCGATGCGGATGGTCGTGAACCTGAAGGACCTCGACAAGTCCCGCTGGATCAACCTCACCGGCGCCTCCGGACACGCCTACAGCGACCACTACACCGACCAGACCAGCAAGTGGATCAAGGGCGAACTGCTGCCGTGGGCCTACTCCGAGAAGGCCGTCGAGGACAGCACGGACGACACCCTGGTGCTCAAGCCCTGACGGGCGCCCGCCGCGAGCCCCACCGGGGCAGGTGACACGGAAAGGGCCCTCCACGCGCGCGTGGAGGGCCCTTTCGCCGCACAAAAGGCGCGTGCCGCCTCATGTGAAGCGGCGCACCGCCGACGGCGTCACCACGGCGTGCACCGGCCGGTCGTGCGCCTCCCCGGGGACGTGCGCGACCACTTCGGAGTCGTACAGGAGCACCACCAGGGCGGGGGAGAGCGCCGCGCGCTCCAGCCGGGCGAGCACCCGGTCGTACGACCCGCCGCCGCGGCCGAGCCGCGTCCCGTGCGCGTCCACCGCGAGCCCCGGGAGCAGCACGGCGTCGGCCTCCAGGACGGTGTCGGGTCCCAGGCGCGTGCCCGCCGGCTCCAACAGCGTCATCTTTCCCGCGTGTTGGACGGGGGCGAGGGAGTCAGGGCCGTCGTACGCGGCCCAGTCCAGGTCGTTGTCCGGGAGCAGGACGGGCAGCAGGACACGTGTCCCGCGCGCGTGGAGGCTGTCCAGGAGGGCACGGGTGCCGGGTTCGGTGCCTACGGAGACGTATGCCGCGACCGTGCGGGCGCCGGAGAGTTCGGGCAACTCCAGGGCGCGCTCGGCGAGGGCGGCGGCAGCCTTCTGCGCGTCACCGGGCGTCAACCCACGTCTTACCGTGAGGATCTCCGCGCGCAACGCGCGCTTGTTTCCCTTGCCCGGGCCGGGTTGATCCATGGTGAACTCACATATCCTTCCTATTGTGCGCACATGTGGGCCTATATTCCGGAACCACAGATTCCACACATAGGCACCGGTTAAGGTAACGCTCATGACTGAGTCTCCCCCCAAGATCACCAAGGCTGTCATCCCAGCAGCGGGACTTGGCACTCGCTTCCTGCCCGCCACGAAGGCGACGCCCAAGGAGATGCTGCCGGTCGTCGACAAGCCGGCGATCCAGTACGTGGTCGAAGAGGCGGTCGCCGCCGGCCTGGACGACGTCCTCATGATCACGGGCCGCAACAAGCGCCCCCTGGAGGACCACTTCGACCGCAACTACGAGCTGGAGTCGGCCCTGGAGAAGAAGGGCGACGAGTCCCGGCTCGCGAAGGTCCAGGAGTCCAGCGACCTGGCGACCATGCACTACGTCCGCCAGGGCGACCCCAGAGGACTCGGTCACGCCGTCCTGTGCGCCGCCCCCCACGTCGGCAGGGAGCCCTTCGCCGTCCTCCTCGGTGACGACCTGATCGACCCGCGCGACCCGCTGCTCGCCCGCATGGTCGAGATCCAGGAGCGGCACGGGGGCAGCGTCATCGCGCTCATGGAGGTCGCGCCCGAGCAGATCCACCTCTACGGCTGCGCGGCGGTCGAGCCCACCGCCGACGGCGACGTCGTGAAGGTGACCGACCTGGTCGAGAAGCCGGAGGCGGCGGACGCCCCGTCGAACTACGCGATCATCGGCCGCTATGTCCTCGACCCCCACGTCTTCGACATACTGCGCAAGACCGAGCCGGGCCGCGGCGGCGAGATCCAGCTCACCGACGCGCTCCAGCAGCTCGCGGCCGACGAGAAGATCGGCGGCCCGGTGCACGGCGTGGTCTTCAAGGGCCGCCGCTATGACACCGGCGATCGCGGCGACTACTTGCGTGCCATTGTCAGACTCGCGTGCGAACGTGAAGACCTGGGCCCGGACTTCAAGGCCTGGCTTCGCAGTTACGTCACCGAGGAGATGTAGCACTTGAGCAGCAGTGGCACGACGACGCACCACACCGCGGGACGGGACCGGCTCTGGTCGGTGGACGAGCATCTGGACGACGTCCTCGCCACCGTCCGCCCCCTGGAGCCCATCGAGCTCCAGCTCCTCGACGCCCAGGGCTGCGTCCTGATCGAGGACGTCACGGTGCCCGTCTCGCTGCCGCCGTTCGACAACAGCTCCATGGACGGGTACGCGGTGCGGGTGGCCGACGTCGCGGGCGCGAGCGAGGAGTTCCCCGCCGTCCTCACGGTCATCGGGGACGTCGCCGCGGGCCAGGGCGAGCAGCCCACCGTCGGCCCCGGCGAGGCCGCCCGCATCATGACCGGTGCCCCGCTGCCCCCCGGCGCCGAGGCCGTCGTGCCCGTGGAGTGGACCGACGGCGGGCTCGGCCAGGGCCCCGTCACCGGCATGCGTGCCCACAGCGCGGCCCCCGAGGGCGCCTCCGGCGAGGTCCGGGTGCACCGCCCCGCCGAGGCACGCGCCCATGTGCGCGCACGGGGCAGCGACGTCCGCGCGGGGGACCGCGCCCTCACCGCGGGCACGGTCCTCGGCGCCCCGCAGATCGCCCTGCTCGCCGCGATCGGCCGGGGCACGGTCAAGGTCCGCCCGCGCCCGCGCGTGGTCGTCCTGTCCACCGGCAGCGAACTGGTCCAGCCCGGCGAGGAGTTGGCCGACGGCCAGATCTACGACTCCAACAGCTTCGCCCTCACCGCCGCCGCCCGCGAGGCCGGAGCCATCGCCTACCGCGTCGGCGCGGTCACCGACGACGCCGAGATCCTGCGCTCCACCATCGAGGACCAGCTGATCCGCGCCGACCTGCTCGTCACCACGGGCGGCGTCAGCGTGGGGGCGTACGACGTCGTCAAGGAGGCGCTCGACTCCATCGGGGACCCGGACGACGAGGAGGGCCTGGGCGCGGGCGGTGGTGTGGAGTTCCGCAAGCTCGCCATGCAGCCGGGCAAGCCGCAGGGGTTCGGCACCATCGGCCCCGACCACACCCCGCTGCTCGCCCTGCCGGGCAACCCCGTGTCGTCGTACGTCTCCTTCGAGATGTTCGTACGGCCCGCCGTGCGCGCCCTGATGGGCCTGCCGGACGTCCACCGGCCCACCGTCCGCGCCCGCCTCACCGCCGACAAGGCGCTGACCTCGCCCGCCGGGCGGCGGCAGTTCCTGCGCGGACGCCATGACGCGGACGCGGGCACGGTGACGCCGGTCGGCGGCTCCGGGTCGCATCTGATCGCCGCCCTCGCCCACGCGGACGCCCTGATCGTCGTCCCCGAGGACACCACGTCCGTGGAGCCGGGCACGGACGTCGACGTGGTGCTGCTCGGCTGACGGGCCCCGTGTCCGGGCGGGCGCGCGGCTCGGGCCGCGCGCCACCGGGGCGGTACTGTGTCGCGCACAGCAGGCCCGCGCACCGCACCGCGCGGGGCCCGGACCGGGAGCGCCACAGCACATGAGCACGCAGCAGCGACTGACGCACATCGACGAGGCGGGCGCCGCCCGCATGGTCGACGTATCCGAGAAGGACGTGACCGCCCGCACCGCCCGCGCCAGCGGCCGCGTCCTGGTCTCGCCCCGCGTGATCGAGCTGCTGCGGGCGGACTCACCGGAAGAGGGCCTGCCCAAGGGTGACGCCCTCGCGACGGCCCGGATCGCGGGCATCATGGGCGCCAAGCGCACCCCCGACCTGATCCCGCTGTGCCATCCGCTGGCCGTCTCCGGAGTGAAGGTCGACCTGAGCGTCGCCGACGACGCCGTGGAGATCCTGGCCACCGTGAAGACGACCGACCGCACCGGCGTCGAGATGGAGGCCCTCACCGCGGTCGCCGTCGCCGCCCTCACCGTCATCGACATGGTCAAGGCCGTCGACAAGGGCGCCGTCATCACGGACGTGCGGGTCGAGGAGAAGACGGGCGGCAAGTCCGGCGACTGGAACCGGCGGGGAGCGGGGGCATGACGGGCCGCGCGCCCGCCGACGCCGGGGCGACGGCCGAGGGGAGCGAGGGCATGACGTACCGGGCACTCGTCGTCACCGCCTCCAACCGCGCTGCCGCGGGCGTCTACGCCGACAAGGGCGGCCCGATCCTCGCCGAAGGGCTCGCCGCCCTCGGCTTCGCCGTCGAAGGGCCGCTCGTGGTGCCGGACGGCGACCCCGTCGAGCGGGCCCTGCGCGAGGGCGTGGCCGCCGGGTACGACGTCATCCTCACCACCGGCGGCACCGGCATCTCGCCCACCGACGCCACCCCCGAGGCGACCCGCCGCGTCCTCGACCACGAGGTCCCCGGCATCCCCGAGGCGATCCGCGCGTACGGCCGCGAGAAGGTGCCCACCGCCGTGCTCTCCCGGGGCCTCGCCGGGGTCGCGAGGCGCACGCTGATCGTGAACCTGCCGGGTTCGAGCGGCGGCGTGCGCGACGGAATGGCCGTCCTGACACCTCTGTTGATCCACGCCGTCGACCAGCTGCGCGGCGGCGACCATCCGAGAACCGACGGGGGTGCGAGCTGAACAGCCCCAGCTGGCCCGTCGAGCTGACGGACGGCGACGTCGTCCTGCGGCCGATAAAACTGCGCGACCAGCGCGCCTGGCGCGAGGTCAACCGGCGCAACCGCGACTGGCTGCGCCCCTGGGAGGCGACGATCCCGCCGCCCACCCCCAGCGGCCCCGTCGCCCACCGCCCCACCTACCGGCAGATGGTCAGGCACCTGCGCGCCGAGGCGAACGCGGGCCGCATGCTGCCGTTCGTCATCGAGTTCCAGGGCCGCCTCGTCGGGCAGTTGACGATCGCCGGCATCACCTGGGGGTCGATGTGCTCGGCCCACGTGGGCTACTGGGTCGACGAGTCGGTCGCCGGGCGCGGGGTGATGCCGACCGCCGTGGCGCTCGCCGTCGACCACTGCTTCCGCACCGTCGGGCTGCACCGCATCGAGGTCTGCATTCGGCCCGAGAACGCGCCGAGCCGCCGGGTCGTGGAGAAACTGGGCTTCCGCGAGGAGGGGCTGCGGCCCCGCTATCTCCACATCGACGGGGCCTGGCGCGACCACCTGGTGTTCGCGCTCACCGTGGAAGAGGTGCCCGAGGGACTGCTGCGGCGCTGGCAGCAGGCGCGTCCGCAGAACACCGCGTGACACCGTGTGATGTCGTCCGCAGCGTGGAGAACGGGCGCCTGACGGACCGTCGCGCCCCTGGTGCGGCACAATGCTGCCACTCTCATAAATGAAATACCTGTTCGAAATTGATCGGTGAGTGACCGTTAAATTCGGGGCTTCGTCGGCCTGTTGATCGCATCAGTCACAAAAAAAGTTCGAGATATCAGCCAGATCGTGCGACACAC from Streptomyces flavofungini includes:
- the glp gene encoding molybdotransferase-like divisome protein Glp, coding for MSSSGTTTHHTAGRDRLWSVDEHLDDVLATVRPLEPIELQLLDAQGCVLIEDVTVPVSLPPFDNSSMDGYAVRVADVAGASEEFPAVLTVIGDVAAGQGEQPTVGPGEAARIMTGAPLPPGAEAVVPVEWTDGGLGQGPVTGMRAHSAAPEGASGEVRVHRPAEARAHVRARGSDVRAGDRALTAGTVLGAPQIALLAAIGRGTVKVRPRPRVVVLSTGSELVQPGEELADGQIYDSNSFALTAAAREAGAIAYRVGAVTDDAEILRSTIEDQLIRADLLVTTGGVSVGAYDVVKEALDSIGDPDDEEGLGAGGGVEFRKLAMQPGKPQGFGTIGPDHTPLLALPGNPVSSYVSFEMFVRPAVRALMGLPDVHRPTVRARLTADKALTSPAGRRQFLRGRHDADAGTVTPVGGSGSHLIAALAHADALIVVPEDTTSVEPGTDVDVVLLG
- the moaC gene encoding cyclic pyranopterin monophosphate synthase MoaC, which encodes MSTQQRLTHIDEAGAARMVDVSEKDVTARTARASGRVLVSPRVIELLRADSPEEGLPKGDALATARIAGIMGAKRTPDLIPLCHPLAVSGVKVDLSVADDAVEILATVKTTDRTGVEMEALTAVAVAALTVIDMVKAVDKGAVITDVRVEEKTGGKSGDWNRRGAGA
- a CDS encoding MogA/MoaB family molybdenum cofactor biosynthesis protein; protein product: MTYRALVVTASNRAAAGVYADKGGPILAEGLAALGFAVEGPLVVPDGDPVERALREGVAAGYDVILTTGGTGISPTDATPEATRRVLDHEVPGIPEAIRAYGREKVPTAVLSRGLAGVARRTLIVNLPGSSGGVRDGMAVLTPLLIHAVDQLRGGDHPRTDGGAS
- a CDS encoding GNAT family N-acetyltransferase, which translates into the protein MNSPSWPVELTDGDVVLRPIKLRDQRAWREVNRRNRDWLRPWEATIPPPTPSGPVAHRPTYRQMVRHLRAEANAGRMLPFVIEFQGRLVGQLTIAGITWGSMCSAHVGYWVDESVAGRGVMPTAVALAVDHCFRTVGLHRIEVCIRPENAPSRRVVEKLGFREEGLRPRYLHIDGAWRDHLVFALTVEEVPEGLLRRWQQARPQNTA